Proteins encoded together in one Ferroglobus placidus DSM 10642 window:
- a CDS encoding sodium/proline symporter, protein MSDPLTVAIVIGYFIVTFAIGVYAVKRVKTAEHYFGAHKLFGTIVTSVAAFASIMSGFGFVGGPGLVYALGATSLWITLAAPLGFGLGWFVIGKRVRLIAEVRPMATLPDLAAARFKSEAVRGLLAISLVLGVIAYLGTQVMAGGYVVSGLLGVDLETAIVIIFGITMIYTAVAGMAASILTDFFQGLIMLIAAIGVLFFALMLTGGTEGLFTTIGQKDPILIDPLGRGTWVLVLMWFFVFALGGLGQPHLATKFYALRSYKDLKWGALISGGSYMLSSLLWIFVGYAALWLVIGGKIPALQKPDQAAIAFLSQLPAWMSAVVYAGLLAAIMSTASGFIAIGTAALVRDLPMALGKEIEHAKQVWWGRIVTVLLTIFAVLFGYYGKYLVAILGALGWGYFASATLPLLAIGLNWKRATREGAIASLITALVLNIGFLIYEKILGMKLPYALPSYAVSIIAALLVMIFVSLLTRGAAEEDIDPDIRAAIEA, encoded by the coding sequence ATGAGCGACCCGCTTACGGTTGCTATCGTTATCGGATACTTCATCGTAACCTTTGCGATCGGAGTTTATGCTGTGAAGAGGGTAAAAACTGCCGAGCATTACTTCGGAGCACACAAGCTATTCGGAACGATTGTTACTTCCGTAGCGGCTTTCGCATCCATAATGAGCGGATTCGGTTTTGTAGGCGGTCCAGGACTCGTTTACGCTCTCGGAGCCACGTCTCTCTGGATAACCCTCGCTGCCCCCCTTGGCTTCGGGCTCGGATGGTTCGTTATAGGAAAGAGGGTGAGGTTGATAGCAGAAGTAAGACCCATGGCAACTCTTCCTGACTTAGCAGCTGCGAGATTCAAAAGCGAGGCAGTTCGAGGGTTGCTTGCTATAAGTCTCGTTTTAGGAGTTATCGCCTACCTCGGAACTCAGGTTATGGCTGGTGGATACGTTGTTTCCGGACTTCTTGGAGTTGACTTGGAGACCGCAATCGTCATAATTTTCGGAATCACGATGATCTACACAGCTGTTGCTGGAATGGCAGCAAGCATCCTAACTGATTTCTTCCAAGGGTTAATAATGCTCATTGCAGCCATTGGAGTACTGTTCTTTGCGTTAATGCTGACCGGAGGAACAGAAGGACTGTTCACAACGATTGGTCAAAAGGACCCCATACTAATTGATCCGCTCGGTAGGGGAACGTGGGTTCTCGTTTTAATGTGGTTCTTCGTCTTCGCATTGGGTGGACTCGGACAGCCGCATCTGGCGACGAAGTTCTACGCTTTAAGGAGCTACAAAGACTTAAAGTGGGGAGCTTTAATCAGCGGAGGAAGCTACATGCTCTCAAGCCTGCTCTGGATATTCGTCGGCTACGCAGCTCTTTGGCTCGTCATAGGGGGAAAAATTCCCGCTCTTCAGAAGCCAGATCAAGCAGCCATTGCATTTCTGAGCCAGCTTCCTGCGTGGATGAGCGCAGTCGTTTATGCTGGACTGCTTGCAGCAATAATGTCAACGGCAAGCGGTTTCATTGCGATAGGCACTGCAGCGCTCGTTAGAGATTTGCCGATGGCTCTCGGAAAGGAAATCGAGCATGCAAAGCAGGTTTGGTGGGGAAGGATAGTTACCGTCCTTTTGACCATCTTTGCCGTCCTTTTTGGATATTATGGCAAATACCTCGTAGCTATACTCGGAGCTCTTGGTTGGGGGTACTTTGCTTCTGCCACGCTTCCACTCTTAGCCATAGGACTGAACTGGAAGAGAGCAACAAGAGAGGGAGCGATAGCAAGCCTTATAACAGCCCTCGTCCTAAACATAGGCTTCCTAATTTACGAAAAGATCCTTGGAATGAAGCTCCCCTACGCTCTGCCGAGTTATGCGGTCAGCATAATTGCTGCTCTGCTCGTCATGATTTTCGTATCTTTACTAACGAGAGGTGCCGCTGAAGAGGACATAGATCCAGACATTAGAGCTGCGATAGAAGCTTAA
- a CDS encoding ROK family protein has product MLAGVDVGGTFTDVVVKEGEEFVHVKTLKTSEFLKDPEFVEKYSNAVFAIAGWIRGGKILRTPNIPEFNAKLFEGKRIENDANCFAIYAHHVTGFENLFAVTLGTGVGGAIIADSKLYKGNGLASEIGHAFVGGDEKCVCGGVGHLETFFSGWTIKKKFGRELTREELIKFDGFKILCAEVARAVMILDPEAVVFGGRIASILEPEDFEQIYNFLPSEFRPEIRIIKDPLAVAKGAAILAGEKDGHG; this is encoded by the coding sequence ATGCTCGCAGGCGTGGATGTCGGAGGAACTTTTACAGATGTTGTTGTCAAAGAAGGAGAAGAATTCGTTCACGTTAAAACTCTAAAAACGTCAGAATTCTTGAAAGATCCAGAATTCGTTGAGAAATACAGTAACGCGGTTTTCGCTATTGCAGGATGGATTAGAGGAGGGAAAATTCTGAGGACGCCGAACATTCCAGAGTTTAACGCGAAGCTTTTCGAGGGAAAGAGAATTGAAAACGACGCAAACTGCTTTGCGATCTACGCTCACCACGTAACAGGATTCGAAAACCTTTTTGCAGTTACTCTCGGCACCGGAGTGGGTGGAGCGATAATTGCCGATTCGAAACTTTACAAAGGAAACGGTTTAGCTTCTGAAATAGGGCATGCATTTGTCGGTGGAGACGAAAAATGCGTTTGCGGTGGTGTAGGGCATCTTGAAACCTTTTTTAGCGGGTGGACAATTAAAAAAAAGTTTGGGAGAGAATTAACGAGAGAAGAATTAATAAAATTCGATGGATTCAAAATTTTATGCGCTGAAGTTGCAAGAGCCGTCATGATTCTCGATCCGGAAGCTGTCGTGTTCGGAGGAAGGATAGCGTCGATACTCGAGCCTGAAGATTTCGAGCAGATATACAACTTTTTGCCTTCGGAATTCAGACCGGAGATAAGAATTATAAAAGATCCGCTCGCAGTTGCGAAGGGAGCGGCAATTTTGGCGGGTGAGAAAGATGGACATGGTTGA
- a CDS encoding CaiB/BaiF CoA transferase family protein, protein MEWEEFAKKLTDPEEARFKDDALKDVTVLDISYAQPAAHVTSSILAEFGARVIKIEPPGGDAFREISPFGEYYFHNTGLNFLVEGRNKEFITLNIEKEEGRELFKKLVSKADVVIESYPPGYLDELGIGYRQLSEINPGLIYLAFSAHGHFGKKAKEFAKIPDSNLLGIANSGYMYACKELEEAGEPYNLPTSPRFWMASYFTAIYAVSGVLLALLYRNRTGEGQMIDVTSTEVMMKITMELQWVHVFKEPVDVGVLPLDAGVFSYAYYKIKDGYVFAAGYTDDNFRALVTQIEAPEIFEKYPTVFDRTPLEKQKEAYKDIQKAIEKFTFEELARKMVEWKEKGEKGTAIYAKVMTPKEVLEDKYWWEKAVFRKYKDRRYPELVVVNSPWRFSETPPKLKWICKNVGEDNEFVYRTLLGLGKEDLENLRNNNVI, encoded by the coding sequence ATGGAATGGGAAGAGTTCGCTAAAAAGTTAACCGATCCAGAAGAGGCGAGATTTAAAGATGACGCTTTAAAGGATGTTACAGTTCTCGATATTAGCTACGCTCAGCCAGCAGCTCACGTTACCTCTTCCATTCTTGCCGAGTTTGGTGCGAGGGTGATAAAAATCGAGCCTCCTGGAGGGGACGCTTTCAGAGAGATTTCACCTTTCGGAGAGTATTACTTCCACAACACCGGACTGAACTTCCTCGTTGAGGGAAGAAACAAGGAGTTCATAACTTTAAACATTGAAAAAGAGGAGGGGAGAGAGCTTTTCAAGAAGCTCGTATCTAAAGCAGATGTGGTGATAGAATCTTACCCTCCCGGCTACCTGGACGAGCTTGGAATTGGCTACAGACAGCTTAGTGAAATAAATCCGGGATTGATTTACTTGGCTTTCTCAGCCCACGGTCACTTCGGAAAGAAAGCAAAAGAATTTGCGAAAATACCGGACTCAAATCTTCTCGGAATTGCCAACTCCGGCTACATGTACGCTTGTAAAGAGTTAGAGGAAGCTGGAGAACCCTACAACTTACCAACCTCTCCAAGATTCTGGATGGCAAGCTACTTCACAGCAATTTACGCCGTTTCTGGAGTTTTACTGGCTTTGCTTTACAGGAACAGAACCGGAGAGGGGCAGATGATAGACGTAACCTCCACTGAGGTTATGATGAAGATAACGATGGAGCTGCAGTGGGTGCACGTTTTTAAAGAGCCAGTTGATGTTGGCGTTTTACCTCTCGACGCTGGAGTTTTCAGCTACGCATACTACAAGATAAAAGACGGCTACGTGTTCGCAGCGGGATATACGGACGACAACTTTAGAGCCCTTGTGACTCAAATAGAAGCTCCAGAGATTTTTGAGAAATATCCAACGGTTTTCGACAGAACTCCTCTCGAAAAGCAGAAGGAGGCTTACAAAGATATTCAGAAGGCTATAGAGAAGTTTACATTTGAAGAACTTGCGAGAAAAATGGTTGAGTGGAAGGAAAAAGGGGAGAAGGGTACAGCGATTTACGCCAAGGTCATGACTCCTAAGGAGGTTTTGGAGGATAAATACTGGTGGGAAAAAGCCGTGTTCAGAAAGTACAAGGACAGACGCTACCCGGAGCTTGTAGTTGTCAATTCTCCCTGGAGGTTCAGCGAAACTCCTCCAAAGCTGAAGTGGATTTGCAAAAACGTTGGAGAGGATAACGAATTCGTTTACAGAACGCTTTTAGGTTTGGGCAAGGAGGATCTTGAAAATTTAAGGAACAATAATGTTATTTAG
- a CDS encoding class I SAM-dependent methyltransferase codes for MWEVFEGRALEYDEWYERNREIFEREVRCLKELVPKGLILEVGVGTGRFAEKFSAIGIDASLDMLRVARKRVEVVRGDASFLPFKNEVFDAVLLIVTICFLENPKKAVEEIHRVLKRNGYLIIGFVPKNSALGKLYEEKGRKGHRFYSAAKFYTLEEIEEILDESFEIVQISGVDVLSRDDFLCVKAKKA; via the coding sequence ATGTGGGAAGTTTTTGAGGGAAGGGCTTTGGAGTACGACGAATGGTACGAAAGGAACAGAGAGATTTTCGAAAGAGAAGTGAGGTGCTTAAAAGAGCTCGTCCCGAAAGGGCTTATCCTCGAAGTGGGTGTTGGGACTGGAAGATTTGCCGAGAAATTTTCGGCTATTGGCATAGACGCTTCTTTAGACATGCTTAGGGTGGCGAGGAAGAGAGTAGAGGTAGTGAGGGGAGATGCAAGCTTTTTACCTTTTAAGAACGAGGTGTTTGATGCAGTATTGCTCATCGTGACCATCTGCTTCCTCGAAAATCCTAAAAAAGCGGTAGAGGAAATTCACAGGGTTTTGAAAAGGAACGGTTATCTAATAATAGGCTTCGTTCCCAAAAACTCAGCTCTCGGTAAGCTATACGAGGAAAAGGGAAGAAAAGGACACAGGTTTTACTCAGCTGCAAAGTTTTACACGTTAGAAGAGATTGAAGAGATTCTGGATGAGAGCTTCGAAATAGTGCAAATCAGCGGAGTTGACGTGCTATCAAGGGACGACTTTCTCTGCGTTAAAGCTAAAAAGGCGTAA
- a CDS encoding CaiB/BaiF CoA transferase family protein, whose protein sequence is MRDYFEWTNELFSPEKVFEKPEVLEGIRVLDLTMVIHGPETTSLLAEFGAEVIKIEPPKMGDLIRSVSLWARFWKEASLGATWVNRNKYYVSIDLKNPKGRDLFLKLAKKSDVIVENFRPGVMDKLGLSYRHVKEVNPNIIYLSLSGYGQWGERKDWPSFDASGQAMSGVSAVSGYEERIPLRLPHYPGDFINATVGFMAVLIALYYREKTGKGQYIDLSQVETLPRIMDAIYTYVALKGEDRPRMGNRDPNLSPANMYRTRDGKLVVISILSQKEFEALCKAMNAEDLLKNERFSTTTARLKKENADELDKIVAEWVSKKTLDEVIEAAKNYGFSASPVRRSFEVYHDEHLRSRKSVWIYDDPILGSFAAAGTPIKLSKTPGRIKWSVYPVGYHNRYVFKKILGLNDEEIEELVKEGVISYWADVIGRKPPSDFKPEDDPVFKW, encoded by the coding sequence ATGAGGGATTATTTTGAGTGGACGAACGAGCTTTTCAGTCCAGAGAAGGTTTTTGAAAAGCCAGAAGTGCTTGAAGGGATAAGAGTTCTCGATCTGACGATGGTTATACACGGTCCAGAGACCACTTCCCTGCTTGCGGAATTTGGAGCTGAGGTGATAAAAATAGAGCCGCCAAAAATGGGGGATTTGATAAGAAGTGTAAGCTTGTGGGCAAGATTCTGGAAGGAAGCTTCTTTAGGAGCTACGTGGGTCAACAGGAATAAGTACTACGTATCCATCGACTTGAAGAATCCCAAGGGGAGAGATCTATTTTTGAAGCTTGCTAAAAAGAGCGACGTTATTGTGGAGAACTTCAGACCAGGAGTAATGGACAAACTCGGCTTAAGCTACAGACACGTCAAAGAAGTTAATCCCAACATAATTTATCTTTCCCTCAGCGGTTATGGACAGTGGGGCGAAAGAAAGGATTGGCCAAGTTTTGACGCAAGCGGACAAGCAATGAGCGGAGTGTCGGCAGTTTCGGGATACGAAGAAAGAATCCCCTTAAGACTTCCCCATTATCCAGGAGACTTCATAAACGCAACAGTCGGATTTATGGCAGTGTTAATAGCCTTGTACTACAGAGAAAAAACCGGGAAAGGGCAGTACATAGATTTGAGTCAGGTTGAAACCCTCCCAAGAATTATGGATGCAATCTACACTTACGTTGCCCTCAAAGGTGAGGACCGCCCGAGGATGGGTAACAGGGATCCAAACCTTTCTCCGGCAAACATGTATAGAACAAGGGATGGAAAGCTTGTGGTAATTTCGATTCTCTCCCAAAAGGAGTTTGAAGCGTTGTGTAAGGCTATGAATGCCGAGGATCTTTTGAAAAACGAGAGGTTTTCGACGACCACCGCAAGACTGAAAAAGGAAAACGCTGACGAACTTGATAAAATAGTGGCTGAGTGGGTTTCCAAGAAAACACTCGATGAAGTAATAGAAGCTGCAAAGAACTACGGATTTTCGGCATCTCCAGTAAGAAGGAGTTTCGAAGTTTATCACGATGAGCATCTTAGGAGCAGAAAAAGTGTTTGGATTTACGACGATCCAATTCTTGGAAGCTTTGCCGCAGCTGGAACACCGATAAAGCTCAGCAAAACTCCGGGAAGGATAAAGTGGTCAGTTTATCCAGTCGGTTATCACAACAGATACGTTTTCAAAAAGATTCTCGGCTTGAACGATGAGGAGATTGAAGAGCTTGTTAAAGAGGGAGTAATTTCTTACTGGGCTGATGTAATCGGAAGAAAGCCGCCATCAGACTTCAAGCCAGAGGACGATCCGGTTTTTAAGTGGTGA
- a CDS encoding tryptophan--tRNA ligase, with amino-acid sequence MKVTPWEVEGVVDYSKLIEEFGMEKFEDLLSEIEEPMRLMRRGVIFGHRDYWRIVEAMKEGKEFAVMSGFMPSGLPHFGHKMTMDEIVWHNQKGGKAFVAIADMEAHGVRGLSWKKCFEIGMEYVKAIIALGLNENSVIYFQSANEFVKNLAFELAAEVNWGELRAIYGFESETPLTKIYVPAIQAADILFPQLKEFGGPKPTVVPVGADQDPHIRLTRDLAARASIFSFEEIEGGLRIRSRKGNEFLKELESLNFEKKFYEGHVDVFGEKKKIEEEVRKIEIEIGGFAFIPPSSTYHKFITGLTGGKMSSSKPESYISLLDEPEEAKKKVMNALTGGRATAEEQRRFGGEPEKCAVFELYNYHLIEEDEELEEIRESCKSGKLLCGKCKKYAASLVVEFLKDIQEKMKEAEDRLDDYEVIFPKHVGSF; translated from the coding sequence ATGAAAGTTACACCCTGGGAGGTTGAGGGAGTTGTCGATTACAGCAAGCTGATAGAAGAGTTCGGAATGGAAAAATTCGAGGACTTGCTCAGCGAAATCGAAGAGCCGATGAGGTTAATGAGGAGGGGTGTTATTTTCGGACATAGGGATTACTGGAGAATCGTTGAAGCGATGAAAGAGGGCAAGGAATTTGCTGTAATGTCCGGATTCATGCCTTCTGGCTTGCCACACTTCGGACACAAGATGACGATGGACGAGATAGTCTGGCACAACCAGAAAGGAGGAAAGGCTTTCGTGGCTATAGCTGACATGGAAGCCCACGGAGTCCGAGGTTTAAGCTGGAAAAAGTGCTTCGAAATCGGAATGGAGTACGTTAAAGCCATCATAGCGTTGGGTTTGAACGAGAACAGCGTGATATACTTTCAGTCCGCGAACGAGTTCGTTAAAAATCTGGCTTTTGAATTAGCAGCTGAAGTCAACTGGGGCGAGCTCAGGGCAATATACGGATTTGAAAGCGAAACTCCGCTGACGAAGATATACGTTCCGGCTATACAGGCGGCGGATATACTTTTTCCCCAGCTGAAAGAGTTCGGCGGACCGAAACCGACTGTCGTTCCCGTTGGAGCAGACCAAGATCCCCACATCAGGCTTACAAGAGATCTCGCAGCAAGAGCTTCCATATTTTCCTTCGAAGAAATAGAAGGTGGGCTGAGAATTAGGAGTAGAAAGGGAAACGAGTTTTTGAAGGAGCTCGAAAGCTTGAACTTCGAGAAAAAATTCTACGAAGGGCACGTCGACGTTTTTGGAGAGAAAAAGAAGATAGAGGAAGAAGTTAGAAAGATCGAAATTGAAATTGGAGGGTTTGCGTTCATTCCTCCGTCCTCAACCTATCACAAGTTCATTACCGGACTGACGGGAGGAAAAATGAGCTCGAGCAAACCGGAAAGTTACATAAGCTTGCTGGACGAGCCAGAGGAGGCGAAAAAGAAGGTTATGAACGCACTAACCGGAGGAAGAGCCACAGCGGAGGAGCAGAGAAGGTTTGGAGGAGAGCCGGAGAAGTGCGCGGTATTTGAACTTTACAATTACCACTTAATTGAAGAGGACGAGGAGCTTGAGGAGATTAGAGAGAGCTGCAAGTCCGGAAAACTTCTCTGCGGGAAATGCAAAAAATACGCTGCTTCCCTCGTCGTGGAGTTTTTAAAAGACATTCAGGAGAAGATGAAGGAGGCTGAAGACAGGCTTGACGATTACGAAGTAATCTTTCCGAAGCATGTGGGAAGTTTTTGA
- a CDS encoding helix-turn-helix domain-containing protein, giving the protein MYILTIDMLQYDCPFVNTSDDLEVSYFGTYWDFKAECFVVRGYIIAKDEEELQNAIHALHNQPKFHRLEVLSREGNVALAKAEIDYTSAMNSIRKNGGYIVGPFYVKNGSELWQVGFDTKEDVERALYDLEKDNQFTIKNQNRITVEEFSKIFSYSSVLADLMKEIENLTLTERRILKAAIKRGFYENPRKVNVTQLAKEFGISKAGVSKNIRRAEKKILRHIEKILSLERE; this is encoded by the coding sequence ATGTACATTCTAACGATAGACATGCTTCAGTACGACTGCCCCTTCGTAAACACCTCAGACGACTTGGAAGTATCTTACTTCGGAACCTACTGGGACTTTAAAGCTGAATGCTTCGTAGTTCGCGGTTATATAATTGCAAAGGATGAGGAGGAGCTGCAAAACGCCATCCACGCTTTGCACAATCAACCGAAGTTTCACAGACTTGAGGTGTTATCAAGAGAAGGAAATGTGGCGTTAGCTAAAGCTGAAATCGATTACACGAGTGCTATGAACTCCATAAGAAAGAATGGGGGATACATAGTCGGTCCTTTTTACGTAAAAAATGGCAGCGAGCTTTGGCAAGTTGGATTCGACACAAAGGAAGATGTGGAAAGAGCTCTGTACGACCTCGAAAAGGACAACCAGTTCACAATTAAAAACCAGAACAGGATCACCGTTGAAGAGTTCTCGAAAATTTTCAGCTATTCCTCAGTTCTCGCCGATCTCATGAAAGAGATAGAAAATCTAACCCTCACGGAAAGAAGAATTTTGAAAGCTGCCATAAAACGAGGATTCTACGAAAATCCGAGAAAAGTAAACGTAACCCAGCTGGCTAAGGAGTTTGGAATTTCGAAAGCCGGAGTTTCTAAAAATATAAGAAGAGCTGAGAAAAAAATACTGAGACACATCGAGAAAATCCTGTCCCTTGAAAGAGAGTAG
- a CDS encoding ribose 1,5-bisphosphate isomerase, with protein sequence MDMVEEAARKIETMEVRGASRIARFAAETLMNYALTIRGDFDAKMKKAAERLLNTRPTAVSLFNAINFVMRYEGKTEEEKRESLVRRAKEFIEWVDTAKQKIGEIGARRIKKNSVVMTHCNSSAAIAVIKRAFDEGKIEEVYATESRPRFQGHLTAKELSEYGIKVNLIVDSAVRYFIEDVDYVVVGADTITANGALINKIGTSMIALAAKEARVPFIVAAETYKFSPKTLLGELVVIEERSAEEVAGEEIRSLKNVRIRNPAFDATPRGYIDLIVTEIGAIPPEMAYVIIKERLGYAKIYDEEIVLSPNHFE encoded by the coding sequence ATGGACATGGTTGAGGAAGCTGCGAGAAAAATCGAGACGATGGAAGTGAGAGGAGCTTCGAGAATCGCAAGGTTTGCTGCGGAAACTCTCATGAATTACGCTTTAACGATCAGAGGAGATTTTGACGCAAAAATGAAAAAGGCTGCTGAAAGGCTTTTGAACACGCGCCCTACAGCAGTAAGCTTGTTCAACGCTATAAACTTCGTGATGAGGTACGAAGGGAAGACGGAAGAGGAGAAAAGGGAGAGCTTGGTTAGAAGAGCGAAGGAGTTTATCGAGTGGGTCGATACGGCTAAGCAGAAAATAGGAGAGATAGGGGCGAGAAGAATAAAGAAAAACTCCGTCGTGATGACCCACTGCAACTCCTCGGCTGCTATAGCGGTCATAAAAAGGGCTTTCGACGAAGGGAAAATTGAGGAAGTTTACGCTACAGAATCGAGACCACGCTTTCAGGGGCATTTAACGGCTAAGGAGCTTTCTGAGTACGGAATTAAAGTGAATTTGATAGTTGACAGCGCCGTGAGGTACTTCATAGAGGATGTTGACTACGTCGTCGTCGGAGCAGATACGATAACGGCAAACGGAGCCTTAATAAACAAAATAGGAACATCCATGATCGCCTTAGCTGCCAAAGAGGCGAGAGTTCCTTTCATCGTTGCAGCCGAAACTTACAAGTTCAGCCCGAAAACGCTTCTCGGAGAGCTTGTGGTAATAGAAGAGAGGAGCGCTGAAGAAGTGGCTGGAGAGGAAATTAGGTCGCTCAAGAACGTGAGGATAAGAAATCCAGCCTTCGATGCCACTCCGAGAGGGTACATAGATTTAATAGTCACCGAAATCGGAGCAATTCCGCCGGAGATGGCGTACGTTATCATAAAGGAGAGGCTCGGATACGCTAAAATCTACGACGAGGAAATAGTTCTCTCCCCGAACCACTTCGAGTGA
- a CDS encoding DMT family transporter — protein sequence MIKLYLLLFLAVLSVSSASIFVVLANAPGPVTAFWRLFFSVLILSVFTRSIRVPKRGEVVYPIAAGSSLAIHFSSWMQSLFYASVAVSTTIVCTHAIFSAVFSSLLGEKPKPTQVIGVVVAIIGVYFLSGADPSSKPEGVILALIGALAGGVYFTLGRFSRSKIDFESYVLLTYATAAFVSFAISLLLKLPLFGYPIKTWIFFVLLAAVPMMLGHTLINYLLRQMKVVPVTASIIGEAVGAAFLAWIILAQALDVKAYLSMLVVLFGIGIAVKTRE from the coding sequence ATGATTAAGCTTTATCTTCTCCTTTTTTTGGCTGTTCTCTCCGTCTCTTCAGCGTCAATTTTCGTTGTCCTTGCAAATGCTCCTGGACCTGTTACAGCATTCTGGCGGTTATTTTTTTCCGTGTTGATTCTTTCAGTTTTCACGAGGTCGATAAGAGTTCCCAAGAGAGGAGAAGTGGTTTATCCGATCGCAGCCGGAAGCTCGTTGGCTATTCACTTTTCAAGCTGGATGCAGTCTTTGTTTTACGCATCGGTAGCCGTAAGCACTACCATAGTTTGCACCCACGCAATTTTCTCAGCTGTGTTCTCTTCCTTACTCGGGGAGAAACCAAAGCCTACTCAGGTTATCGGCGTCGTTGTAGCTATAATCGGAGTTTACTTTTTGAGCGGAGCCGACCCGAGTTCCAAGCCGGAGGGAGTTATTTTGGCTTTAATAGGAGCTTTAGCCGGAGGAGTTTACTTCACCCTCGGAAGATTTTCGAGGAGCAAAATTGACTTCGAGAGCTACGTGCTTCTCACCTACGCTACGGCAGCTTTTGTGAGCTTCGCAATATCTCTCCTCCTCAAGCTTCCGCTTTTCGGCTACCCCATCAAAACGTGGATTTTCTTCGTTTTACTCGCTGCCGTTCCTATGATGCTCGGGCATACGCTGATAAATTACCTTTTGAGGCAAATGAAAGTCGTTCCGGTTACGGCGAGCATAATAGGAGAAGCAGTAGGAGCCGCTTTCTTAGCCTGGATAATTCTCGCACAAGCTCTCGATGTTAAAGCTTACCTGTCAATGCTCGTCGTGCTTTTCGGAATAGGTATTGCTGTTAAAACTCGGGAATGA
- a CDS encoding acyl-CoA dehydrogenase family protein — protein MLETNFFLDDEIVKLREEVKEFVSSVDPELLRKMDRDEVDYPFEFVEEAGKRKLLGLRFPEEYGGRNLSWLAESVAVEEVGVLGMGLGCAYAMISIVGEAIYRFGQEWQKEEFLKPLIRGKKIAAEGLTEPRGGSDFFGTTTKAEKKGNKWILNGAKRFIAGGKVADFYLIYARTDPNAPGHKALTAFIVERDMGVEIEDLHNLMGFKGMGTARIAFKNLEVPDEYRIGEVNGARIVFNRMMIPERLTSAAGAVGLARAAIEIAMKYSDKRKAFGRKIREFQGVSFKVAESVAKLDAARYLVYAAARAADDYDAGKSKVDPRRFVSEAKYLATEFGWEIVNNAMQILGGIGYTQVYPVERMLRDMRLAPIWTGSNEIMKLLIQHEAYKMLKLPSKDRDYEKDAMDWYKEFEKVYE, from the coding sequence ATGCTCGAAACAAACTTCTTCCTTGACGATGAGATCGTGAAGCTTAGGGAGGAGGTAAAGGAGTTCGTAAGTTCTGTCGATCCAGAGCTTTTGAGGAAAATGGACAGGGATGAAGTAGATTATCCCTTCGAGTTCGTTGAGGAGGCTGGAAAAAGGAAACTGCTCGGTTTGAGATTTCCCGAAGAATACGGAGGAAGAAATCTAAGCTGGCTAGCTGAAAGCGTGGCTGTTGAAGAAGTGGGAGTTCTCGGAATGGGGCTCGGATGTGCATATGCAATGATAAGCATAGTAGGAGAAGCAATATACCGCTTCGGTCAAGAATGGCAAAAAGAGGAGTTTCTAAAGCCGTTGATAAGGGGGAAAAAGATCGCTGCTGAAGGGCTTACCGAGCCGAGGGGTGGGAGCGATTTCTTTGGAACGACTACGAAAGCTGAAAAGAAGGGAAACAAGTGGATATTAAATGGAGCGAAGAGGTTCATAGCCGGAGGGAAGGTGGCTGACTTTTATCTGATTTACGCAAGAACCGACCCAAACGCCCCGGGACATAAAGCTCTAACAGCATTTATCGTCGAGAGGGATATGGGAGTTGAGATCGAAGATCTGCACAACCTAATGGGGTTCAAAGGTATGGGAACAGCAAGAATCGCCTTCAAAAACTTGGAAGTGCCGGATGAGTACAGAATTGGAGAGGTGAACGGAGCGAGAATTGTTTTCAACAGAATGATGATTCCAGAAAGACTCACATCAGCTGCCGGAGCTGTTGGATTGGCAAGGGCGGCAATAGAGATTGCTATGAAATATTCCGACAAGAGAAAAGCCTTTGGAAGAAAGATAAGGGAGTTTCAAGGGGTTAGTTTTAAGGTGGCTGAGAGCGTTGCAAAGCTCGATGCTGCGAGATACTTGGTTTATGCTGCAGCCAGAGCTGCCGACGATTACGATGCTGGAAAGAGCAAAGTTGACCCGAGGAGATTCGTCAGCGAGGCGAAGTATTTAGCGACGGAATTTGGCTGGGAAATAGTAAACAACGCCATGCAAATCCTTGGAGGGATTGGATACACGCAAGTGTATCCGGTGGAGAGAATGCTGAGAGACATGCGCTTAGCTCCGATATGGACGGGAAGCAACGAAATAATGAAGCTATTAATCCAGCACGAAGCGTACAAAATGCTCAAACTTCCAAGCAAAGACAGAGACTACGAAAAGGATGCGATGGACTGGTACAAAGAGTTTGAAAAAGTTTACGAGTAA